The following proteins are co-located in the Caldanaerobius fijiensis DSM 17918 genome:
- the larE gene encoding ATP-dependent sacrificial sulfur transferase LarE, with product MDEILQQKLNVLKSYIKELGSLAVAYSGGVDSTFLIKVAHDVLKDKALAVTARSSTYPEREFNEAIKYIQEIGARHIVITSEELDIDGFSSNPIDRCYYCKKELFQKVWKVAKENGIDHIADGSNYDDLNDYRPGMKAAQELKVVSPLKFAKLTKKDIRALSKEMGLPTWDKPSFACLSSRIPYGELITREKLSMIDKAENFLIELGFRQLRVRHHGNIARIELGEKDYDKILNKDLMKKIAAKLKDIGFTYVTLDLEGYRTGSMNEVLKERAETVKNFV from the coding sequence TTGGATGAAATTTTGCAGCAAAAGCTAAACGTTTTAAAATCATACATTAAAGAACTGGGTAGTCTTGCTGTGGCCTATTCCGGTGGTGTAGATAGCACGTTTTTGATAAAGGTAGCCCATGACGTACTAAAAGACAAAGCTCTGGCTGTTACAGCTCGTTCTTCTACATACCCTGAGAGAGAATTTAATGAGGCAATAAAGTACATTCAAGAAATCGGGGCGAGACATATAGTCATTACATCTGAAGAACTTGATATTGATGGTTTCTCTAGCAACCCTATAGATAGATGTTATTATTGTAAAAAAGAACTTTTTCAAAAGGTATGGAAAGTTGCAAAAGAAAACGGAATAGATCATATAGCAGATGGTTCCAATTATGATGATTTAAATGATTATAGACCCGGCATGAAAGCAGCACAGGAACTTAAAGTAGTCAGTCCACTCAAATTCGCAAAGCTTACCAAAAAAGACATAAGGGCATTGTCAAAAGAGATGGGCCTTCCAACCTGGGATAAACCGTCATTTGCATGTCTATCTTCCCGGATTCCCTATGGTGAGTTGATTACCCGGGAAAAGCTATCAATGATAGATAAGGCTGAAAATTTCCTTATAGAGCTTGGCTTCAGGCAGCTAAGAGTAAGGCACCATGGTAATATCGCCAGGATTGAGCTGGGCGAAAAAGATTATGATAAAATCTTAAATAAAGATTTGATGAAAAAAATAGCAGCAAAATTGAAAGACATAGGTTTCACGTATGTGACATTAGACCTGGAAGGATATAGAACGGGCAGTATGAAT